Proteins from a single region of Patulibacter sp. SYSU D01012:
- the menB gene encoding 1,4-dihydroxy-2-naphthoyl-CoA synthase, which produces MTVTWTAPAGSDYTDIRYELADTSAGDAEHPVRIAKITIDRPEVRNAFRPQTIVEISQAMDRAREDTTVGAIILTGQGPLAFCSGGDQSVRGDSGYLEDPDNPQRQPSGSSVGRFHVTDLQVQMRRTPKPIVAMVAGYAIGGGHVLHLLCDLTIAADNARFGQTGPKVGSFDGGFGASVLVDAVGPKKAKEIWFLCRQYSAQEALTMGLVNTVVPLERLEEETVAWCEEMLQNSPFALRLLKASFHAAEDGYAGLQQLAHDTNLLFYGSEEAQEGRDAYKQKRRPDFSRFPRRP; this is translated from the coding sequence GTGACCGTCACCTGGACCGCCCCCGCCGGGAGCGACTACACCGACATCCGCTACGAGCTGGCGGACACGAGCGCGGGCGACGCGGAGCACCCCGTCCGCATCGCGAAGATCACGATCGACCGGCCGGAGGTCCGCAACGCCTTCCGCCCGCAGACCATCGTCGAGATCTCGCAGGCGATGGACCGCGCCCGCGAGGACACGACCGTCGGCGCGATCATCCTGACCGGCCAGGGCCCCCTGGCGTTCTGCTCGGGCGGCGACCAGTCCGTCCGCGGCGACTCGGGCTACCTCGAGGACCCCGACAACCCGCAGCGCCAGCCCTCGGGCTCGTCCGTCGGCCGCTTCCACGTGACGGACCTGCAGGTGCAGATGCGCCGCACGCCCAAGCCGATCGTCGCGATGGTCGCCGGCTACGCCATCGGCGGCGGCCACGTCCTGCACCTGCTCTGCGACCTGACGATCGCCGCCGACAACGCGCGCTTCGGCCAGACCGGGCCCAAGGTCGGCTCGTTCGACGGCGGCTTCGGCGCGTCCGTCCTCGTCGACGCCGTGGGGCCGAAGAAGGCGAAGGAGATCTGGTTCCTCTGCCGCCAGTACTCCGCGCAGGAGGCCCTGACGATGGGCCTGGTCAACACCGTCGTCCCGCTCGAGCGCCTCGAGGAGGAGACCGTCGCGTGGTGCGAGGAGATGCTGCAGAACTCGCCCTTCGCGCTGCGGCTGCTGAAGGCGAGCTTCCACGCCGCCGAGGACGGCTACGCCGGCCTGCAGCAGCTCGCGCACGACACCAACCTCCTCTTCTACGGCTCGGAGGAGGCGCAGGAGGGCCGCGACGCCTACAAGCAGAAGCGCCGTCCCGACTTCTCGCGCTTCCCCCGGCGCCCGTAG
- a CDS encoding AMP-binding protein, producing MPTVESWLLRAARRRPDHEALPGTTYAALRAEVDDVARRLWGAGARPGARVGLVLPPGRPFVVALHALLRVGAEVVPLDPRLPAAERERRLAGAPLAVDADLDVAALAPAPDAALRDRLDLADTAIVVHTSGTSGAAKPIPLTYGNWLWSALGSAAALGCPPGERWLCALPLNHVGGLSVLLRSTIAATTAVVHEGWDTERVVAALTGARPQDGPPPTMISVVPTTLRRLLDAGLRRPPALRWALLGGAAIPAGLVEEAQEAGVPVAPTYGMSEAASQIATFGVPLFCTRVWVAGPDGAPTREPGVVGEVLVAGPTVSATVVGPAGRLRTGDLGAFDARGHLAIVGRVADTIITGGENVLPLEVERVLEADPAVAEAAVFGRPDPEWGERVCAQLVPAVGATVEPDAVRARAAAALLPHQRPREIEVVETLPRTPSGKLLRRELR from the coding sequence GTGCCCACCGTCGAGTCCTGGCTCCTGCGCGCCGCCCGCCGGCGCCCCGACCACGAGGCGCTCCCCGGCACGACGTACGCGGCGCTGCGGGCCGAGGTCGACGACGTCGCCCGGCGGCTGTGGGGCGCGGGCGCGCGCCCCGGCGCGCGCGTCGGCCTGGTGCTGCCGCCCGGCCGGCCCTTCGTCGTCGCGCTCCACGCCCTGCTGCGCGTCGGCGCCGAGGTCGTGCCGCTCGACCCGCGGCTGCCGGCCGCCGAGCGCGAGCGCCGGCTGGCCGGTGCGCCGCTCGCCGTCGACGCCGACCTGGACGTGGCGGCGCTCGCCCCGGCGCCGGACGCCGCGCTGCGCGACCGCCTCGACCTGGCGGACACCGCGATCGTCGTCCACACGAGCGGGACGAGCGGTGCGGCCAAGCCGATCCCGCTGACCTACGGCAACTGGCTGTGGAGCGCCCTCGGATCGGCCGCCGCCCTGGGCTGCCCGCCCGGCGAGCGGTGGCTCTGCGCGCTGCCGCTCAACCACGTGGGCGGCCTGTCCGTGCTGCTGCGCTCGACGATCGCCGCCACGACCGCGGTCGTGCACGAGGGTTGGGACACCGAGCGCGTGGTGGCGGCGCTGACGGGCGCCCGCCCGCAGGACGGCCCGCCCCCGACGATGATCTCGGTCGTCCCGACGACGCTGCGGCGGCTGCTCGACGCCGGCCTGCGCCGGCCGCCCGCGCTGCGCTGGGCCCTCCTGGGCGGCGCGGCGATCCCGGCGGGGCTCGTCGAGGAGGCCCAGGAGGCCGGGGTGCCGGTCGCCCCGACGTACGGCATGAGCGAGGCCGCGAGCCAGATCGCGACCTTCGGCGTCCCGCTGTTCTGCACCCGCGTCTGGGTGGCCGGCCCGGACGGCGCGCCGACCCGCGAGCCGGGCGTGGTCGGCGAGGTGCTCGTGGCCGGCCCCACGGTCTCCGCGACGGTCGTGGGCCCCGCCGGGCGGCTGCGCACCGGCGACCTGGGCGCCTTCGACGCCCGCGGGCACCTGGCGATCGTCGGGCGCGTGGCGGACACGATCATCACGGGGGGCGAGAACGTGCTGCCCCTCGAGGTCGAGCGGGTGCTCGAGGCCGACCCCGCCGTGGCCGAGGCCGCGGTCTTCGGCCGCCCCGATCCCGAGTGGGGGGAGCGGGTCTGCGCGCAGCTGGTGCCGGCGGTCGGCGCCACCGTCGAGCCCGACGCCGTCCGCGCCCGCGCCGCCGCCGCGCTGCTGCCCCACCAGCGCCCGCGCGAAATCGAGGTCGTCGAGACGCTGCCGCGGACTCCCTCGGGCAAGCTGCTGCGCCGCGAGCTGCGCTGA
- a CDS encoding methyltransferase domain-containing protein — protein MSTESDATPDELRARARRRWEAQAPIWERERAWFDAAVDPVAHAMIDAIAPQPGHVVLEAAAGLGETGLLAAELVHPGGRVILSDGAEAMVAAARRHAEERGIQNVEASAMELEWLDMPAASVDALLVRFGYMHVQDPETALRDARRVLRPGGRLAFAVWDRVEDNPWLGAAMEVLHRHGLLETWPVPDSEPNPFALASRERLEELVGGAGFVLPQTDRIEVRFRSASAAEHRQRVLEISDRAARALQDVAGEGRTAIEAEIDAAYAAFPDPDGPEGAVAVPGGALVIAADA, from the coding sequence GTGAGCACCGAGTCCGACGCCACGCCCGACGAGCTGCGCGCCCGCGCCCGCCGACGCTGGGAGGCCCAGGCGCCGATCTGGGAGCGCGAGCGCGCGTGGTTCGACGCCGCGGTCGACCCGGTCGCCCACGCGATGATCGACGCGATCGCCCCGCAGCCCGGCCACGTGGTCCTCGAGGCCGCCGCCGGCCTGGGCGAGACCGGCCTGCTGGCCGCCGAGCTCGTGCACCCGGGCGGCCGGGTCATCCTGAGCGACGGCGCCGAGGCGATGGTCGCGGCGGCTCGCCGGCACGCCGAGGAGCGGGGCATCCAGAACGTCGAGGCGTCCGCGATGGAGCTCGAGTGGCTCGACATGCCGGCCGCGTCGGTGGACGCCCTGCTCGTCCGCTTCGGCTACATGCACGTGCAGGACCCCGAGACCGCGCTGCGCGACGCCCGCCGCGTCCTGCGACCCGGCGGCCGGCTGGCCTTCGCCGTCTGGGACCGGGTGGAGGACAACCCCTGGCTCGGCGCCGCGATGGAGGTGCTGCACCGCCACGGCCTTCTCGAGACGTGGCCCGTGCCGGACAGCGAGCCGAACCCCTTCGCCCTCGCCTCGCGGGAGCGGCTGGAGGAGCTCGTCGGCGGCGCCGGCTTCGTGCTGCCGCAGACCGACCGGATCGAGGTGCGCTTCCGCTCCGCCAGCGCGGCCGAGCACCGGCAGCGCGTCCTCGAGATCTCCGACCGCGCGGCCCGCGCGCTCCAGGACGTCGCGGGGGAGGGCCGCACCGCGATCGAGGCCGAGATCGACGCCGCCTACGCCGCGTTCCCGGACCCCGACGGCCCCGAGGGCGCGGTCGCCGTCCCGGGCGGGGCGCTGGTGATCGCCGCCGACGCCTGA
- a CDS encoding 1,4-dihydroxy-2-naphthoate polyprenyltransferase, whose translation MSTHAEFTGGGSRPSPVRIWILAARPRTLPVGLAPVLVGAALAIHQDAFRLLPFLAAVLGALFIQVGANLSNDYSDARRGADTEDRLGPVRVTAGDLVPPRQVLVATWVTFGLAVLCGAYLIAEAGWVVLAIGAASIVAGLLYTGGPRPYGYEGLGEVFVFLFFGLVAVTGTHYVLTEDFDATALALAVPVGLLAAAVLVVNNVRDIDTDRRAGKNTLAVRLGRPATRRMYAAMLALAYVVTAVLGFTDGDLSPWVLLVVLTAPLAVRLARTVATHTDGPTLNGVLAGTGQLELLVCVLLSVGIVLS comes from the coding sequence ATGAGCACGCACGCCGAGTTCACCGGGGGCGGATCCCGCCCCAGTCCGGTCCGCATCTGGATCCTCGCCGCGCGCCCACGCACGCTGCCCGTCGGCTTGGCGCCCGTCCTCGTCGGCGCGGCGCTCGCGATCCACCAGGACGCCTTCCGGCTGCTGCCGTTCCTCGCCGCCGTCCTCGGCGCCCTCTTCATCCAGGTCGGCGCGAACCTGTCCAACGACTACTCCGACGCCCGCCGCGGCGCCGACACCGAGGATCGCCTGGGCCCGGTGCGCGTGACCGCCGGCGACCTCGTCCCCCCGCGCCAGGTGCTCGTGGCGACGTGGGTCACGTTCGGCCTCGCCGTGCTCTGCGGCGCCTACCTCATCGCCGAGGCCGGCTGGGTCGTGCTGGCGATCGGGGCCGCGTCAATCGTCGCCGGCCTGCTCTACACGGGCGGCCCGCGGCCCTACGGCTACGAGGGCCTGGGCGAGGTGTTCGTCTTCCTCTTCTTCGGCCTCGTCGCCGTCACCGGCACCCACTACGTGCTGACGGAGGACTTCGACGCCACGGCCCTGGCCCTGGCCGTGCCGGTCGGCCTGCTGGCCGCGGCGGTGCTCGTCGTCAACAACGTGCGCGACATCGACACGGACCGCCGCGCCGGCAAGAACACCCTCGCCGTGCGCCTGGGCCGCCCGGCGACGCGGCGCATGTACGCCGCGATGCTCGCCCTGGCCTACGTCGTGACCGCGGTGCTCGGCTTCACGGACGGCGACCTCTCCCCCTGGGTGCTGCTCGTCGTGCTGACCGCCCCGCTCGCCGTCCGCCTGGCGCGGACCGTCGCGACCCACACGGACGGCCCGACGCTCAACGGCGTCCTGGCCGGCACGGGGCAGCTCGAGCTGCTCGTCTGCGTGCTGCTCTCCGTCGGCATCGTGCTCTCCTGA
- the ilvC gene encoding ketol-acid reductoisomerase, whose amino-acid sequence MFYDDDADLTLLDGKTVAIIGFGSQGHAHAQNLKDSGVSVVVGLREGSSSVKKAQDAGLEVLSIADAASKGDVVQFLVPDELHRDVWAEAKDGISAGNLVLFGHGFSILYGEVEPPADVDVALAAPKGPGHLVRRQYLEGSGVPGLIAVHQDATGNARDLTLAYAKGIGCTRGGVIETTFKDETETDLFGEQAVLCGGTSALVQTGFEVLTEAGYSPEMAYFEVLHELKLIVDLMYEKGLAGMRYSISNTAEYGDLTRGPRVVNAETKKEMQKILGEIQDGTFAREFIAEHRAGNENFNRLREQQAALQIEKTGKELRSKMDWIDDSGFAQG is encoded by the coding sequence ATGTTCTACGACGACGACGCAGACCTGACGCTGCTCGACGGCAAGACCGTCGCCATCATCGGGTTCGGATCGCAGGGTCACGCCCACGCCCAGAACCTCAAGGACTCCGGCGTCAGCGTCGTCGTGGGCCTCCGCGAGGGCTCCTCGTCCGTGAAGAAGGCGCAGGACGCCGGCCTCGAGGTCCTCTCGATCGCCGACGCCGCGTCGAAGGGCGACGTCGTCCAGTTCCTCGTCCCCGACGAGCTGCACCGCGACGTGTGGGCCGAGGCGAAGGACGGCATCTCCGCCGGCAACCTCGTCCTCTTCGGCCACGGCTTCTCGATCCTCTACGGCGAGGTCGAGCCGCCCGCCGACGTCGACGTCGCGCTCGCCGCCCCGAAGGGCCCGGGCCACCTCGTCCGTCGTCAGTACCTCGAGGGCTCCGGCGTCCCCGGCCTGATCGCCGTCCACCAGGACGCGACCGGCAACGCCCGCGACCTGACCCTGGCGTACGCCAAGGGCATCGGCTGCACCCGCGGCGGCGTCATCGAGACGACGTTCAAGGACGAGACCGAGACCGACCTGTTCGGCGAGCAGGCCGTCCTGTGCGGCGGCACCTCCGCCCTCGTGCAGACGGGCTTCGAGGTCCTCACCGAGGCCGGCTACTCGCCCGAGATGGCGTACTTCGAGGTCCTCCACGAGCTCAAGCTCATCGTCGACCTGATGTACGAGAAGGGGCTGGCCGGCATGCGCTACTCCATCTCGAACACCGCCGAGTACGGCGACCTGACCCGCGGCCCGCGCGTCGTGAACGCGGAGACGAAGAAGGAGATGCAGAAGATCCTGGGCGAGATCCAGGACGGCACCTTCGCCCGCGAGTTCATCGCCGAGCACCGCGCCGGCAACGAGAACTTCAACCGCCTGCGCGAGCAGCAGGCGGCCCTCCAGATCGAGAAGACCGGCAAGGAGCTCCGCTCGAAGATGGACTGGATCGACGACTCGGGCTTCGCCCAGGGCTGA
- a CDS encoding carboxypeptidase M32 — protein sequence MSPAADPIAALREHLAEIADLQHVAMLMDWDQQTHMPPRGAAARGQAAGTIERLAHDRTADPALGALLDAAEAAGEDAGLVRAVREDHERARRVPAELVAEMAETAVEAQGVWSAARAADDFAAFAPVLRRHVELCRRYAACFPEVDHPYDALLQRYEPGARTDEVRRVFARLREGLVPLIARIAERPDPGDLPGPFPVDVQRTLALEMARSIGYDDAAWRIDEAEHPFMANPARDDVRITTKEEDHTLAIGLFGVLHETGHGLYEHQIDPAWDRTTVGTGTSLAVHESQSRLWENMVGRSRAFWSHWYPRAQELFPDRLDGLALDDFLRHVNVVRPSLIRVDADEATYCLHILLRFELEVALLEGTLEVDDLPAAWNARTTELLGIDVPSDADGVLQDVHWAHGVLGYFPTYALGTMIAAQLWEAAHVAIPDLDHRLAAGDPAALRDWLRAHVHRYGRTRTGDELLRAVTGGGLDPEPLLRYLGEKYGELYDL from the coding sequence ATGAGCCCCGCCGCCGACCCCATCGCCGCGCTCCGCGAGCACCTGGCCGAGATCGCCGACCTGCAGCACGTGGCGATGCTCATGGACTGGGACCAGCAGACGCACATGCCGCCGCGCGGCGCGGCGGCGCGCGGCCAGGCGGCGGGGACGATCGAGCGGCTGGCCCACGACCGCACCGCCGACCCGGCGCTCGGCGCGCTGCTCGACGCCGCCGAGGCCGCCGGCGAGGACGCCGGCCTGGTCCGCGCGGTGCGCGAGGACCACGAGCGCGCGCGGCGCGTGCCCGCCGAGCTCGTCGCCGAGATGGCCGAGACCGCGGTCGAGGCCCAGGGCGTGTGGAGCGCGGCGCGCGCGGCGGACGACTTCGCCGCCTTCGCCCCCGTCCTGCGCCGGCACGTCGAGCTCTGCCGCCGCTACGCCGCGTGCTTCCCCGAGGTCGACCACCCCTACGACGCCCTGCTGCAGCGCTACGAGCCCGGCGCCCGCACGGACGAGGTGCGGCGCGTCTTCGCCCGCCTGCGTGAGGGGCTCGTGCCGCTCATCGCCCGCATCGCCGAGCGGCCCGACCCCGGCGACCTGCCGGGTCCGTTCCCCGTCGACGTGCAGCGCACCCTCGCGCTCGAGATGGCGCGGTCGATCGGCTACGACGACGCGGCGTGGCGGATCGACGAGGCCGAGCACCCGTTCATGGCCAACCCGGCCCGCGACGACGTGCGGATCACGACGAAGGAGGAGGACCACACGCTCGCGATCGGGCTGTTCGGCGTCCTCCACGAGACGGGCCACGGCCTGTACGAGCACCAGATCGACCCGGCGTGGGACCGCACGACCGTCGGCACCGGCACGTCGCTCGCCGTCCACGAGTCGCAGAGCCGGCTGTGGGAGAACATGGTCGGCCGCTCCCGCGCGTTCTGGTCGCACTGGTACCCGCGGGCCCAGGAGCTGTTCCCCGACCGGCTGGACGGCCTGGCGCTCGACGACTTCCTGCGCCACGTCAACGTCGTCCGCCCGTCGCTCATCCGCGTCGACGCCGACGAGGCCACGTACTGCCTGCACATCCTGCTGCGCTTCGAGCTCGAGGTGGCGCTCCTCGAGGGCACCCTCGAGGTCGACGACCTGCCCGCGGCCTGGAACGCGCGGACGACGGAGCTGCTGGGCATCGACGTCCCGAGCGACGCCGACGGCGTGCTGCAGGACGTGCACTGGGCGCACGGCGTGCTCGGCTACTTCCCGACCTACGCGCTCGGCACGATGATCGCCGCGCAGCTGTGGGAGGCCGCGCACGTCGCGATCCCGGACCTGGACCACCGGCTGGCGGCCGGCGACCCGGCGGCGCTGCGCGACTGGCTGCGCGCGCACGTCCACCGCTACGGCCGCACGCGCACGGGCGACGAGCTGCTGCGCGCCGTCACCGGCGGCGGCCTGGATCCCGAGCCGCTGCTGCGCTACCTCGGCGAGAAGTACGGGGAGCTGTACGACCTGTGA
- a CDS encoding glycoside hydrolase family 15 protein, whose protein sequence is MSGGGPAPVALEDLPDRDADGYVDLRAYAAIGNGRTIALVAHDGSIDWYPLPDMDSMPPFARLLDAEDGGYLSLAPDDPHEVSRRYLPDTNVLQTEYRTAGGRVRVTDAVNMGTTGRLPWGELARRIEGLEGEVAMSWCVSPGTRLGTAAPWAEQTDNGAVLRLAQLTMAVCTADAGDVAVEDRHVTGRFVATRGSEHLVALVSSHGEPLRMPGPDFIRADVERSVAHWRRWCEQFTYEGPWREAVLRSALTLKLLSHSPSGAMAAAATTSLPESATTAKNWDYRLSWLRDSTYSLHNLVRLGEFEDVHANVSWILRIAREQGPDVPVLSALDGTEPYDTKAYDVPGWRGHGPVVSGNQARDQLQLGVYGDVLNIVQLYVDDGNVLDIATARMVADVADRTCDIWRQPDAGMWELEESRHYTSSKMGCWLALDCAVRMAREGHVSGDDGRWERERDRIHAWVQEECWSEERGAYVWYPGADGLDASVLLHAGSGFDRGPRMHATVDAVRGELGRGPLLYRFSGAEREEKTFVACAFWVVDALACLDRRDEATALMEELLPLTNDVGLLSEMIDADDGAFWGNLPQALSHLALLRAALTLVDTAPAE, encoded by the coding sequence GTGAGCGGCGGCGGGCCCGCCCCGGTCGCCCTGGAGGACCTGCCCGACCGCGACGCGGACGGGTACGTCGACCTGCGCGCGTACGCCGCGATCGGCAACGGCCGCACGATCGCGCTCGTCGCGCACGACGGCTCCATCGACTGGTACCCGCTGCCCGACATGGACTCGATGCCGCCGTTCGCGCGGCTGCTCGACGCCGAGGACGGCGGCTACCTGTCGCTCGCCCCCGACGACCCGCACGAGGTCTCCCGCCGCTACCTGCCGGACACGAACGTCCTGCAGACGGAGTACCGCACCGCGGGCGGCCGCGTGCGCGTGACGGACGCGGTGAACATGGGCACGACGGGCCGGCTGCCGTGGGGCGAGCTGGCGCGCCGGATCGAGGGCCTCGAGGGCGAGGTGGCGATGAGCTGGTGCGTCTCGCCCGGGACCCGGCTGGGCACCGCCGCGCCGTGGGCCGAGCAGACGGACAACGGGGCGGTGCTGCGCCTGGCGCAGCTGACGATGGCCGTCTGCACGGCGGACGCCGGCGACGTCGCGGTCGAGGACCGCCACGTGACCGGGCGCTTCGTCGCGACACGGGGCTCCGAGCACCTCGTCGCGCTCGTCTCGAGCCACGGCGAGCCGCTGCGCATGCCCGGGCCGGACTTCATCCGCGCGGACGTGGAGCGGTCCGTCGCGCACTGGCGGCGCTGGTGCGAGCAGTTCACCTACGAGGGGCCGTGGCGCGAGGCGGTGCTGCGCAGCGCCCTGACCCTGAAGCTGCTCTCCCACAGCCCGTCGGGGGCGATGGCGGCGGCGGCCACGACGTCGCTGCCCGAGAGCGCCACGACGGCGAAGAACTGGGACTACCGCCTGTCGTGGCTGCGCGACTCGACGTACAGCCTGCACAACCTCGTCCGGCTGGGCGAGTTCGAGGACGTGCACGCCAACGTCTCGTGGATCCTGCGGATCGCTCGCGAGCAGGGGCCCGACGTGCCGGTGCTCTCCGCCCTGGACGGGACGGAGCCGTACGACACGAAGGCCTACGACGTCCCGGGCTGGCGCGGCCACGGGCCCGTCGTGTCGGGCAACCAGGCGCGCGACCAGCTGCAGCTCGGCGTCTACGGCGACGTCCTGAACATCGTGCAGCTGTACGTCGACGACGGGAACGTCCTCGACATCGCGACGGCCCGGATGGTCGCCGACGTCGCCGACCGCACCTGCGACATCTGGCGCCAGCCCGACGCCGGCATGTGGGAGCTGGAGGAGTCGCGGCACTACACGAGCTCGAAGATGGGCTGCTGGCTCGCGCTCGACTGCGCGGTGCGGATGGCTCGCGAGGGCCACGTGTCGGGCGACGACGGGCGCTGGGAGCGCGAGCGCGACCGCATCCACGCGTGGGTGCAGGAGGAGTGCTGGTCGGAGGAGCGCGGCGCGTACGTGTGGTACCCCGGCGCGGACGGCCTGGACGCGTCCGTCCTGCTGCACGCCGGCTCGGGCTTCGACCGCGGGCCGCGGATGCACGCGACGGTCGACGCGGTGCGGGGGGAGCTGGGCCGCGGCCCGCTCCTGTACCGCTTCAGCGGCGCGGAGCGCGAGGAGAAGACGTTCGTCGCCTGCGCGTTCTGGGTCGTCGACGCCCTCGCGTGCCTGGACCGGCGCGACGAGGCGACGGCGCTGATGGAGGAGCTGCTCCCGCTGACGAACGACGTCGGGCTGCTGAGCGAGATGATCGACGCCGACGACGGCGCGTTCTGGGGCAACCTGCCCCAGGCCCTCAGCCACCTGGCGCTCCTGCGGGCCGCGCTGACGCTCGTGGACACGGCACCCGCGGAGTAG
- a CDS encoding enolase C-terminal domain-like protein, translated as MDLRIREVALRLAQPMRAAWGEVAERRLLLVELEDDDGLIGYGEAAPLEPYDGVALAACAAALERCRATLAGMRDGTGAEALERCRAVTDVPHAIGAIDMALWDRASRREGRSVAGMLTDDPFRWVPVNATIGGHDPEDAAEYARESADAGFETVKLKVGLPDDEERVRAVREAIGPDVALRLDANGGWTVNEALQAIDTLSPYGVELVEEPVHGIERIRTVRDRLPVRVAMDETADVPGAIASGAADAVVLKVGRSGGIGGLLARATLARSTRADVLLASAWDGPLGVAAAVHVAAALRLRDASGLATLSLFEPAALDAVALGDESLGDLAGRLVPRDGTISVPRTPGLI; from the coding sequence GTGGATCTGCGCATCCGGGAGGTCGCCCTGCGGCTCGCGCAGCCGATGCGGGCCGCGTGGGGCGAGGTCGCCGAGCGGCGGCTGCTGCTCGTCGAGCTCGAGGACGACGACGGGCTGATCGGCTACGGCGAGGCCGCGCCGCTCGAGCCCTACGACGGCGTCGCGCTCGCGGCGTGCGCGGCCGCCCTCGAACGCTGCCGCGCCACGCTGGCCGGCATGCGCGACGGCACCGGCGCCGAGGCGCTCGAGCGCTGCCGGGCCGTCACCGACGTCCCGCACGCCATCGGCGCGATCGACATGGCGCTCTGGGACCGCGCGTCGCGCCGCGAGGGTCGCTCCGTCGCCGGGATGCTCACCGACGACCCGTTCCGCTGGGTGCCCGTGAACGCCACGATCGGCGGCCACGACCCCGAGGACGCCGCGGAGTACGCGCGCGAGTCCGCCGACGCCGGCTTCGAGACGGTGAAGCTGAAGGTCGGTCTGCCCGACGACGAGGAGCGCGTGCGGGCCGTGCGCGAGGCGATCGGTCCCGACGTGGCGCTGCGCTTGGACGCGAACGGCGGCTGGACCGTCAACGAGGCCCTGCAGGCCATCGACACCCTCTCGCCGTACGGCGTCGAGCTCGTCGAGGAGCCGGTCCACGGGATCGAGCGCATCCGCACCGTCCGTGACCGCCTGCCCGTGCGGGTGGCGATGGACGAGACCGCCGACGTGCCGGGCGCGATCGCGTCGGGCGCCGCCGACGCCGTCGTGCTGAAGGTCGGGCGCTCCGGCGGCATCGGCGGCCTGCTCGCCCGCGCGACCCTCGCCCGCTCGACGCGCGCCGACGTGCTCCTCGCCTCGGCCTGGGACGGGCCGCTCGGCGTCGCCGCCGCAGTCCACGTCGCGGCCGCGCTGCGCCTGCGCGACGCCTCCGGCCTGGCCACCCTCTCGCTGTTCGAGCCCGCCGCCCTCGACGCCGTCGCGCTGGGCGACGAGAGCCTCGGCGACCTGGCCGGCCGGCTCGTCCCGCGCGACGGGACGATCAGCGTCCCGCGCACGCCGGGCCTGATCTGA
- a CDS encoding YbdK family carboxylate-amine ligase, whose amino-acid sequence MSGEVTKEATGADWAAWPERSRAASFTLGVEEELMLLSPGGWNLAQAADEVLPRLPEDLRTKVCPETHAAALEIETGVARTVGDAARELRCLRDAVKETVAPLDLAVASSGTHPFAVWRETALGGGDRQAEVYGSMRELARREPTYALHVHVALPDADAAVDVFNRMRVHLPLLLALSGNSPFWQGRDTGLASARTPLFQAFPRVGIPRRFDSYEEWVGAVDLLTGCEAFPDATYLWWDVRMVPRYGTLEIRIMDAQIDLEATASLVALVQCLARMELEEAWAEEASHAPQEVWEENRFVAARDGADARLIVATEGRRVPVADRVDELLPHLRPHAQDLGCADELEGVCALVHGQNGQRRQLELARGDDRLPGLVRGLADAY is encoded by the coding sequence ATGAGCGGCGAGGTCACGAAGGAGGCCACCGGCGCGGACTGGGCGGCGTGGCCCGAGCGCTCCCGCGCGGCGTCGTTCACGCTCGGCGTCGAGGAGGAGCTGATGCTGCTCTCCCCCGGCGGCTGGAACCTGGCGCAGGCCGCGGACGAGGTCCTCCCGCGGCTGCCGGAGGACCTGCGCACGAAGGTCTGCCCCGAGACGCACGCCGCGGCGCTCGAGATCGAGACGGGCGTGGCCCGGACCGTCGGCGACGCGGCCCGCGAGCTGCGCTGCCTGCGCGACGCGGTGAAGGAGACCGTGGCGCCGCTCGACCTGGCGGTCGCCTCGTCGGGCACGCACCCGTTCGCCGTGTGGCGCGAGACCGCCCTCGGCGGCGGCGACCGCCAGGCCGAGGTCTACGGGTCGATGCGCGAGCTCGCCCGCCGCGAGCCGACGTACGCGCTGCACGTCCACGTGGCGCTGCCCGACGCCGACGCCGCGGTCGACGTCTTCAACCGCATGCGGGTCCACCTGCCGCTGCTGCTCGCGCTCTCGGGCAACTCCCCCTTCTGGCAGGGCCGCGACACGGGCCTCGCGTCGGCCCGCACGCCGCTCTTCCAGGCGTTCCCGCGCGTGGGGATCCCCCGACGCTTCGACTCGTACGAGGAGTGGGTCGGCGCGGTCGACCTGCTCACGGGCTGCGAGGCCTTCCCCGACGCGACGTACCTGTGGTGGGACGTGCGGATGGTGCCGCGCTACGGCACCCTCGAGATCCGCATCATGGACGCGCAGATCGACCTGGAGGCGACCGCGTCGCTCGTCGCGCTCGTGCAGTGCCTGGCGCGCATGGAGCTGGAGGAGGCGTGGGCCGAGGAGGCCTCGCACGCGCCGCAGGAGGTGTGGGAGGAGAACCGCTTCGTCGCCGCCCGCGACGGCGCCGACGCGCGGCTGATCGTCGCGACCGAGGGCCGGCGCGTGCCGGTGGCCGATCGCGTCGACGAGCTGCTCCCCCACCTGCGCCCGCACGCCCAGGACCTGGGGTGCGCCGACGAGCTGGAGGGCGTGTGCGCGCTCGTCCACGGGCAGAACGGCCAGCGGCGCCAGCTCGAGCTGGCCCGCGGCGACGACCGCCTGCCGGGCCTGGTCCGGGGACTGGCCGACGCCTACTGA